In the bacterium genome, one interval contains:
- a CDS encoding DNA-3-methyladenine glycosylase 2 family protein, with product MRYHGVMELDADICYRAVRSRDPRFDGRFFTAVRTTGIYCRPVCPAVTPRRANVDFYACAAAAEQAGFRPCLRCRPETAPGTPAWSGTGATVTRALRLIDTGYLDDHAVADLADALGIGPRHLDRLFAGHLGTTPLAVAQTRRAHFARQLLVNTRWPMARVAAAAGFGSVRRFNDRMRAVFGRTPGELRARDGAAATDGAVYEHRLAYRPPYDWDGLLAYLAGRAVPGVETAADGVYRRTVRHAGGDGWLEVAPVPGRDELRLRLALPPPTGIAGLVGRVRRMFDGDAEPDLIAAHLGADPVLAPLVTARPGLRLPCGWDPFETAVRTIIGQQVSVAAATTVTGRLADRLGDVVATPHAGLTRLFPTPARVAAADLAGLGLTTRRAATVRAFAAAVAAGELRLEAPRGVDDFVARFGALPGIGPWTANYVAMRGLGEPDAFPAGDLGLARALPDHDLKTRAEAWRPWRAYAALHLWAGPPEEDPRA from the coding sequence ATGCGCTATCATGGCGTCATGGAACTCGACGCCGACATCTGCTACCGCGCCGTGCGCAGCCGCGACCCCCGCTTCGACGGCCGCTTCTTCACCGCCGTGCGCACCACGGGCATCTACTGCCGACCCGTCTGCCCGGCGGTGACGCCGCGGCGCGCCAACGTCGACTTCTACGCCTGCGCCGCCGCGGCCGAACAGGCCGGCTTCCGCCCCTGCCTGCGCTGCCGGCCCGAGACGGCCCCGGGCACGCCGGCGTGGTCGGGCACCGGCGCCACCGTGACGCGGGCCCTGCGCCTGATCGACACGGGCTACCTCGACGACCATGCGGTGGCCGACCTGGCCGACGCCCTGGGCATCGGGCCGCGCCACCTCGACCGGCTCTTCGCCGGGCATCTGGGCACGACGCCCCTGGCCGTGGCCCAGACCCGGCGCGCCCACTTCGCCCGCCAGCTGCTGGTGAACACGCGCTGGCCCATGGCCCGCGTGGCCGCGGCGGCGGGCTTCGGTTCGGTGCGGCGGTTCAACGACCGCATGCGCGCGGTGTTCGGCCGCACGCCCGGCGAGCTGCGGGCCCGGGACGGCGCGGCGGCCACCGACGGCGCCGTGTACGAGCACCGTCTGGCCTACCGTCCGCCCTACGACTGGGACGGCCTGCTCGCCTACCTCGCGGGCCGCGCCGTTCCCGGCGTCGAGACGGCCGCCGACGGGGTGTACCGGCGCACGGTGCGGCACGCCGGCGGCGACGGCTGGCTCGAGGTCGCGCCGGTGCCCGGTCGCGACGAACTGCGCCTGCGCCTGGCCCTGCCCCCGCCCACCGGCATCGCCGGCCTGGTGGGCCGCGTGCGCCGCATGTTCGACGGCGACGCCGAGCCCGACCTGATCGCCGCCCATCTGGGCGCCGACCCCGTGCTCGCCCCCCTGGTGACGGCGCGTCCGGGCCTGCGCCTGCCCTGCGGTTGGGATCCGTTCGAGACCGCGGTGCGCACCATCATCGGCCAGCAGGTGAGCGTGGCGGCGGCGACCACCGTGACCGGACGCCTGGCCGATCGCCTCGGCGACGTGGTCGCCACGCCCCACGCCGGCCTGACCCGCCTCTTCCCGACGCCGGCCCGGGTGGCCGCCGCCGATCTCGCCGGACTCGGCCTGACGACCCGCCGCGCCGCCACCGTGCGCGCCTTCGCCGCCGCCGTGGCGGCGGGCGAGCTGCGGCTCGAGGCGCCGCGGGGGGTCGACGACTTCGTGGCCCGCTTCGGCGCCCTGCCCGGCATCGGGCCCTGGACGGCGAACTACGTGGCCATGCGCGGCCTCGGCGAGCCCGACGCCTTTCCCGCCGGCGACCTGGGCCTGGCCCGGGCCCTGCCCGACCACGACCTGAAGACCCGCGCCGAGGCCTGGCGGCCCTGGCGCGCCTACGCCGCCCTGCACCTGTGGGCCGGCCCGCCCGAGGAGGACCCCCGTGCCTGA
- a CDS encoding response regulator, producing the protein MVVDNCHREELSQSRARIAIAAFVLVVFAATAGAFPHVRTANLGRAATLVGGYLAFAIAWRFFMLPHAGRWPFRRFLMIAADMTVVSGSMFLAGGLAAYYYPLYFWVAMGSGMRFGQRHLLFAVACGMAGFGAVLLSSPYWAAHREIGTGLLCGLLVLPLFYMSIAVRMRELNNRLEVELERARVAERAKGDFLANMSHEIRTPLNGVLGVAGLMRNADLPPEQQANVDIIIRSGESLLHIINDILDYSKMSSGQMRIERVPFDIERVARDVETLLWPTALEKGIALDVRLPANLHRVYEGDPTRVRQVLFNLVGNAIKFTSHGGVTVVVAAEAGAAANPGLVLSVVDSGIGIPADRLGAIFEQFEQADSDTTRRFGGTGLGLAISRHLVELMGGVIEVESVVGVGSTFRVRLPLPASAASAPDGSTERERPHFDLQALVADDNEINRRVTEMQLERLGVRCLTVGDGRQVLEELTSDIDFVLMDIQMPELDGLETVRRIRQRTDAVARVPVIALTGEGGDDDAERSREAGMDAHLAKPLDPDALAHMLAHRFGFAVVGAAPQEVRP; encoded by the coding sequence GTGGTCGTCGACAACTGTCATCGCGAAGAACTGTCCCAGTCGCGCGCGCGGATCGCCATCGCCGCGTTCGTGCTGGTCGTCTTCGCGGCGACGGCCGGCGCCTTCCCCCACGTGCGCACGGCGAACCTGGGCCGCGCGGCCACCCTCGTCGGCGGCTATCTGGCCTTCGCCATCGCCTGGCGTTTCTTCATGCTGCCCCATGCGGGCCGCTGGCCGTTCCGGCGCTTCCTGATGATCGCCGCCGACATGACCGTCGTCTCGGGCAGCATGTTCCTGGCCGGCGGGCTGGCCGCCTACTACTACCCCCTGTATTTCTGGGTCGCCATGGGCAGCGGCATGCGTTTCGGACAGCGCCACCTGCTCTTCGCCGTGGCCTGCGGCATGGCCGGCTTCGGGGCGGTGCTGCTGTCCTCGCCCTACTGGGCCGCCCACCGCGAGATCGGCACGGGGCTGCTGTGCGGCCTGCTCGTGCTGCCCCTGTTCTACATGTCGATCGCCGTGCGCATGCGCGAGCTGAACAACCGCCTGGAGGTCGAGCTCGAGCGCGCCCGGGTGGCCGAACGGGCCAAGGGCGACTTCCTCGCCAACATGAGCCACGAGATCCGCACGCCCCTGAACGGCGTGCTCGGCGTGGCCGGACTCATGCGCAACGCCGACCTGCCCCCGGAGCAGCAGGCCAACGTCGACATCATCATCCGCTCGGGCGAGTCGCTGCTGCACATCATCAACGACATCCTCGACTACTCGAAGATGTCGTCGGGCCAGATGCGGATCGAGCGCGTGCCGTTCGACATCGAGCGCGTGGCCCGCGACGTGGAGACCCTGCTCTGGCCGACCGCCCTCGAGAAGGGCATCGCCCTGGACGTGCGCCTGCCGGCGAACCTGCACCGGGTGTACGAAGGCGACCCGACACGGGTGCGGCAGGTGCTGTTCAACCTGGTCGGCAACGCCATCAAGTTCACCTCCCACGGGGGCGTGACGGTGGTCGTCGCGGCCGAGGCCGGCGCGGCCGCGAACCCGGGCCTGGTCCTCTCGGTGGTCGACAGCGGCATCGGCATCCCGGCCGATCGCCTCGGCGCCATCTTCGAGCAGTTCGAGCAGGCCGACTCCGACACCACGCGCCGCTTCGGCGGCACCGGCCTCGGCCTGGCCATCAGCCGCCACCTGGTCGAGCTGATGGGCGGCGTGATCGAGGTCGAGTCGGTGGTGGGCGTCGGATCGACGTTCCGGGTGCGGCTGCCGCTGCCCGCTTCGGCGGCGTCGGCCCCGGACGGGAGCACCGAGCGCGAGCGGCCCCACTTCGACCTGCAGGCCCTCGTCGCCGACGACAACGAGATCAACCGGCGCGTCACCGAGATGCAGCTCGAGCGCCTCGGCGTGCGCTGCCTCACCGTCGGCGACGGTCGCCAGGTGCTGGAAGAGCTCACGTCGGACATCGACTTCGTGCTGATGGACATCCAGATGCCCGAACTCGACGGACTCGAGACCGTGCGGCGCATCCGGCAGCGCACCGACGCGGTGGCCCGCGTGCCGGTGATCGCCCTGACCGGCGAGGGCGGCGACGACGACGCCGAACGCAGCCGCGAGGCCGGCATGGATGCCCACCTGGCCAAGCCCCTGGACCCGGACGCCCTGGCCCACATGCTGGCCCACCGGTTCGGGTTCGCCGTGGTCGGCGCCGCACCGCAGGAGGTGCGCCCATGA
- a CDS encoding methylated-DNA--[protein]-cysteine S-methyltransferase, with translation MPETTRHCRVDSPLGPLVLVSNGRALVRIVLPGETRPAAPLGPRGDDEVLAAARTQLTEYFAGARRRFDLPLAPEGTPFQRRVWDELVRLPIGKTLSYKELAHRVASPRGSRAVGAANGRNPLPIVVPCHRVVGADGRLTGFAGGLAAKAWLLRHEGAPVKGQP, from the coding sequence GTGCCTGAGACCACCCGCCACTGCCGTGTCGATTCGCCCCTCGGTCCGCTCGTCCTGGTCAGCAACGGCCGGGCGCTGGTGCGGATCGTCCTGCCCGGGGAGACCCGGCCCGCCGCCCCCCTCGGCCCTCGCGGCGACGACGAGGTGCTGGCGGCCGCCCGCACCCAGCTCACCGAGTACTTCGCCGGGGCCCGGCGCCGCTTCGACCTGCCCCTCGCGCCGGAGGGAACCCCCTTCCAGCGCCGCGTCTGGGACGAACTCGTGCGCCTGCCGATCGGCAAAACCCTGTCCTACAAGGAGTTGGCCCACCGGGTGGCGTCGCCCCGGGGCAGCCGCGCCGTGGGCGCCGCCAACGGCCGCAACCCCCTGCCCATCGTGGTGCCCTGCCACCGGGTCGTGGGCGCCGACGGCCGTCTCACCGGCTTCGCCGGCGGCCTCGCCGCCAAGGCCTGGCTGCTGCGCCACGAGGGCGCCCCGGTGAAGGGCCAACCCTAA
- a CDS encoding GAF domain-containing protein: MQPSYESPEFDPAVQAFSRDLLAMIDDAFLHEIQQAGLEAMVRLTGSRHGYFFVRSAAPARIRIHNVVAPGANTSPAVQEHDEDLDQTGFWSACLEAAAPVIRNEPSRCDAPLTAAFGTLRRDLAVPVHDDGKIVAVVGVGNRPSDYGPRDVEFLAELARRLWRVVLRKRLRDEVDPTG, encoded by the coding sequence ATGCAGCCCAGTTACGAAAGCCCGGAGTTCGATCCGGCGGTGCAGGCGTTTTCCCGCGACCTGCTCGCCATGATCGACGACGCCTTCCTCCACGAGATCCAGCAGGCCGGACTCGAGGCCATGGTCCGGCTCACCGGCAGCCGCCACGGCTACTTCTTCGTGCGGTCGGCCGCGCCGGCGCGCATCCGGATCCACAACGTGGTGGCGCCCGGGGCCAACACCTCCCCGGCGGTGCAGGAGCACGACGAGGACCTCGACCAGACCGGTTTCTGGAGCGCGTGCCTGGAAGCCGCCGCGCCGGTGATCCGCAACGAGCCGAGTCGTTGCGACGCCCCGCTCACGGCCGCGTTCGGCACCCTGCGCCGCGACCTGGCCGTTCCCGTCCACGATGACGGGAAGATCGTCGCCGTCGTCGGCGTGGGCAACCGCCCGTCCGACTACGGCCCCCGCGACGTCGAGTTCCTGGCCGAACTGGCGCGGCGGCTGTGGCGCGTGGTGCTGCGCAAGCGCCTGCGCGACGAAGTCGACCCCACCGGCTGA
- a CDS encoding STAS domain-containing protein, whose product MTDTSAPRASFWTRLRAWLADESVFFARPAAIVRGYDRANLRPDLVAGLTVAVVLLPQAIAYAMIAELPPQMGLYAAIVAAIAGALWGSSWHLHTGPTNAASLLVLASLLTVAEPGSPQFLAAAGYMAIIVGLIRLLMGLLRMGVLVNFVADSVIVGFTAGAGVLISVNQVRHLLRVEIASTPEVGRTVQALYWATPETHLPSLGLGLGVIALILVLKRLWPRLPAALISLVLASAVTKVFDLPLRGIDVLGAVPRSLPPLAPLPILDFDLIWKLTPGALAVAAIGLAEALSIGRSLASQTGQRLDSNQEFVGQGLANMASGFFSGFPVSGSFTRSAVGYAAGGRTPLSMVFSGLWVLVAMFALGPMVAYLPRAALAGVLVVTAWGMIDRTEIRRIRRTSVGDTWIMGSTFAATILLPLEFAVLAGVLVSFARYLIKTSTPGVYPVVPDENFRHFIRARGQIVCPQLGIMEIEGSLYFGAVHHIEEALRDNQERNPGQMFLLLRMHMVDVCDVSGIHMLEGLVKRYRDRGGDVYLEGVRPGVMHMIGLYGFQRMLGAENILNTDNAISHLFHKVLHPGICIYQCKERVFGECQALPKDDHAADLPDAAEIPAHRVQELAPSEVRFLLDDPESGVIVIDVGEPGEYRDWHIEKSFSLPLRRLAAEGSGLPRQAGIVFVSRMGRRGALAVHIMQDLGYEKVYNLRGGMLAWEAAGFPIAVE is encoded by the coding sequence ATGACCGACACGTCCGCACCCCGCGCCTCCTTCTGGACCCGGCTCCGCGCCTGGCTGGCCGACGAGTCGGTCTTCTTCGCGCGTCCGGCGGCCATCGTGCGCGGCTACGACCGGGCGAACCTGCGCCCCGACCTCGTCGCCGGCCTCACCGTGGCGGTGGTGCTGCTGCCCCAGGCCATCGCCTACGCCATGATCGCCGAGCTGCCGCCCCAGATGGGGCTCTACGCCGCCATCGTCGCGGCCATCGCCGGCGCCCTGTGGGGCTCTTCGTGGCACCTGCACACAGGCCCGACCAACGCCGCCAGCCTGCTCGTGCTGGCCTCGCTGCTCACGGTGGCCGAACCGGGCTCGCCCCAGTTCCTCGCCGCCGCCGGCTACATGGCGATCATCGTGGGGCTGATCCGGCTGCTGATGGGGCTGCTGCGCATGGGCGTGCTGGTGAACTTCGTCGCCGACAGCGTCATCGTCGGCTTCACCGCCGGCGCCGGCGTGCTGATCAGCGTCAACCAGGTCCGGCACCTGCTGCGGGTCGAGATCGCGAGCACGCCCGAGGTGGGGCGCACGGTGCAGGCCCTCTACTGGGCCACGCCCGAGACGCATCTGCCGAGCCTGGGCCTCGGACTCGGTGTCATCGCCCTGATCCTCGTGCTCAAGCGCCTGTGGCCGCGCCTGCCCGCGGCGCTGATCAGTCTCGTGCTGGCGTCGGCGGTGACGAAGGTCTTCGACCTGCCGCTGCGGGGCATCGACGTGCTGGGCGCGGTGCCGCGCTCGCTGCCGCCCCTGGCGCCCCTGCCCATCCTCGATTTCGACCTGATCTGGAAGCTGACGCCGGGCGCCCTGGCGGTGGCGGCCATCGGCCTCGCGGAGGCCCTGTCCATCGGGCGCAGCCTCGCCAGCCAGACCGGCCAGCGCCTCGACAGCAACCAGGAGTTCGTGGGGCAGGGCCTGGCCAACATGGCCAGCGGATTCTTCTCGGGCTTCCCCGTGAGCGGCTCGTTCACGCGTTCGGCGGTGGGCTACGCGGCGGGCGGCCGCACGCCGCTGTCGATGGTCTTCTCGGGCCTGTGGGTGCTCGTGGCCATGTTCGCCCTCGGGCCCATGGTGGCCTACCTGCCGCGCGCCGCCCTGGCCGGCGTGCTGGTGGTGACGGCCTGGGGCATGATCGACCGCACCGAGATCCGGCGCATCCGGCGCACGAGCGTGGGCGACACCTGGATCATGGGCTCGACCTTCGCCGCGACGATCCTGCTGCCGCTGGAATTCGCGGTGCTGGCCGGCGTGCTCGTGAGCTTCGCGCGCTACCTCATCAAGACCTCGACGCCGGGCGTGTATCCGGTGGTGCCCGACGAGAACTTCCGCCACTTCATCCGCGCCCGCGGCCAGATCGTGTGTCCGCAGCTGGGCATCATGGAGATCGAGGGCTCGCTGTACTTCGGCGCCGTGCACCACATCGAGGAGGCCCTGCGCGACAACCAGGAGCGGAACCCGGGCCAGATGTTCCTGCTGCTGCGCATGCACATGGTCGACGTGTGCGACGTGAGCGGGATCCACATGCTCGAGGGGCTCGTGAAGCGCTACCGTGACCGCGGCGGGGATGTCTATCTCGAGGGCGTGCGGCCGGGCGTGATGCACATGATCGGGCTCTACGGCTTCCAGCGGATGCTCGGCGCCGAGAACATCCTGAACACGGACAACGCCATCAGCCACCTCTTCCACAAGGTGCTGCACCCGGGCATCTGCATCTACCAGTGCAAGGAGCGGGTCTTCGGCGAGTGCCAGGCCCTGCCCAAGGACGACCATGCCGCCGACCTGCCCGACGCGGCGGAGATCCCGGCCCACCGGGTCCAGGAGCTGGCGCCGAGCGAGGTGCGCTTCCTGCTCGACGACCCGGAGAGCGGCGTGATCGTGATCGACGTGGGCGAACCGGGCGAGTACCGCGACTGGCACATCGAGAAGAGCTTCAGCCTGCCCCTGCGCCGGCTCGCGGCCGAGGGTTCGGGTCTGCCGCGCCAGGCGGGCATCGTCTTCGTCAGCCGCATGGGCCGGCGCGGGGCCCTGGCCGTGCACATCATGCAGGACCTGGGCTACGAGAAGGTGTACAACCTGCGCGGGGGCATGCTCGCCTGGGAGGCGGCCGGATTTCCCATCGCCGTGGAGTAG
- a CDS encoding fructose-bisphosphatase class II family protein produces the protein MWETPPNFKVDRREPPHHPGLGLVRVTENGALAASRWMGLGDAVAADHAAQDAMTAALNLLPMRGRIVSDEEGRTGEASPLSTGADVGTGEGPELDVEINAIDGATLVAEGKSGALSVAALAPRGAMWRPGPAVYLDKLVVDRSVADAIGPDALDAPPGWTLAAVARAKGKDIRDLVVFILERERHLKLIAEVRKAGARVLLRKGGDIGGALMAADPHVSIDVLMGIGGSAEGLMAACAVKALGGAMFARSAPQSEGEREACRTANVAPDRILTHDDLVAGDEVFFSATGISDGWLLNGVNFHAGTIETQSLVLRYETGTRRLISTEHRVK, from the coding sequence ATGTGGGAAACCCCGCCGAATTTCAAGGTCGACCGGCGCGAGCCGCCCCATCATCCCGGACTCGGCCTGGTCCGGGTGACGGAGAACGGCGCCCTGGCCGCCAGCCGCTGGATGGGTCTCGGCGACGCCGTCGCCGCCGACCACGCCGCCCAGGACGCCATGACCGCCGCCCTGAACCTGCTGCCCATGCGCGGCCGCATCGTGTCCGACGAGGAGGGGCGCACCGGCGAGGCTTCGCCCCTGAGCACCGGCGCGGACGTGGGCACCGGCGAGGGGCCCGAGCTCGACGTGGAGATCAACGCCATCGACGGCGCGACCCTCGTGGCCGAGGGCAAGTCGGGCGCGCTCTCGGTGGCTGCCCTGGCGCCGCGCGGCGCCATGTGGCGGCCGGGCCCCGCGGTGTACCTGGACAAGCTGGTGGTCGACCGCTCGGTGGCCGACGCCATCGGGCCCGACGCCCTCGACGCCCCGCCCGGCTGGACCCTCGCCGCCGTCGCCCGCGCCAAGGGCAAGGACATCCGCGACCTCGTGGTCTTCATCCTCGAGCGCGAGCGGCACCTGAAGCTCATCGCCGAGGTGCGCAAGGCCGGCGCGCGCGTGCTGCTGCGCAAGGGCGGCGACATCGGGGGCGCCCTCATGGCGGCCGACCCGCACGTCTCGATCGACGTGCTCATGGGCATCGGCGGCTCGGCCGAGGGTCTCATGGCCGCCTGCGCGGTGAAGGCCCTGGGCGGTGCCATGTTCGCCCGCAGCGCGCCCCAGAGCGAGGGCGAGCGCGAGGCGTGCCGCACGGCCAACGTCGCGCCTGACCGCATCCTCACCCACGACGACCTCGTGGCCGGCGACGAGGTGTTCTTCTCGGCCACGGGGATCAGCGACGGCTGGCTGCTGAACGGCGTGAACTTCCACGCCGGGACCATCGAGACCCAGTCCCTGGTGCTGCGCTACGAGACCGGCACCCGCCGCCTGATCAGCACCGAGCACCGCGTGAAGTAG
- a CDS encoding endonuclease/exonuclease/phosphatase family protein encodes MHRLARVLGGLALVLAAGPALASFTPIQLDGEFADWDGLAPLLTDASGDGGTVDFARIWVTNDQDYLYIRFETGGEVQPDEQQDMLLYIDTDDNPATGTAINGIGADLYWEIGGRTGTYKGNAIDHPDIGLMIGPTVSNTEFELALRRDATPNGQALFPAGQISLVLRDGVSQDRAPNATGLDYAFTAGSDVAPTLDLGRNDPDDVRLASWNVQSDALWNGGAAEAAQNRLLDAVDPDVLILCEVWNHSASQTAAKIETFLPSGAGESWSAVKLDQGNVIVSRFPILDSWEVNPGYRITAALLDLGAGFDTDLLVIANHWRCCTDDASRQEEADSVVEFLADMRSPGGVITLPADTPVLLGGDFNLVGWRQQLDTITTGDIVNNGSYGPDAAPDWDGTDLGHALSRHPDGRAGYTWRNDFSSFYPGVLDWIFYTDSVAFLQHDYILETRTMLPATLSANGLLQDDTWDASDHAMRVADFSFTNLASPVPDLAVGARGARLLPNAPNPFNPSTRLFFELAAPATVELRVYDARGALVRRLDAGALAAGVHDVTWDGADDAGRPVASGVYHVQLRGALPGGLVRDVRSIVLVE; translated from the coding sequence TTGCACCGACTCGCCCGCGTTCTCGGTGGACTGGCGCTCGTTCTCGCCGCCGGTCCGGCCCTTGCCTCCTTCACGCCCATCCAGCTCGACGGCGAGTTCGCCGACTGGGACGGCCTGGCTCCCCTGCTCACCGACGCCAGCGGCGACGGCGGCACCGTCGACTTCGCGCGCATCTGGGTCACCAACGACCAGGACTACCTCTACATCCGCTTCGAGACCGGCGGCGAGGTGCAGCCGGACGAGCAGCAGGACATGCTCCTCTACATCGACACCGACGACAACCCGGCCACCGGCACGGCGATCAACGGCATCGGCGCCGACCTGTACTGGGAGATCGGCGGGCGCACGGGCACGTACAAGGGCAACGCCATCGACCACCCGGACATCGGCCTGATGATCGGCCCCACCGTCAGCAACACCGAGTTCGAACTGGCCCTGCGACGCGACGCGACGCCCAACGGCCAGGCCCTGTTTCCGGCGGGCCAGATCAGCCTCGTGCTGCGCGACGGCGTGAGCCAGGACCGCGCCCCCAACGCCACCGGCCTGGACTACGCCTTCACCGCCGGCAGCGACGTGGCGCCCACCCTCGACCTGGGCCGCAACGATCCGGACGACGTGCGGCTCGCCTCGTGGAACGTGCAGAGCGACGCCCTGTGGAACGGCGGCGCGGCCGAGGCGGCGCAGAACCGCCTGCTCGACGCGGTCGATCCGGACGTGCTGATCCTGTGCGAGGTGTGGAACCACAGCGCGAGCCAGACGGCCGCCAAGATCGAGACCTTCCTGCCCAGCGGCGCCGGCGAGAGCTGGAGCGCGGTGAAGCTCGACCAGGGCAACGTGATCGTGAGCCGCTTTCCCATCCTCGACAGCTGGGAGGTGAACCCCGGCTACCGGATCACCGCGGCGCTGCTCGACCTGGGCGCGGGCTTCGACACCGACCTGCTGGTCATCGCCAACCACTGGCGCTGCTGCACCGACGACGCCAGCCGCCAGGAGGAGGCCGACTCGGTGGTCGAGTTCCTGGCCGACATGCGCTCGCCCGGCGGCGTCATCACCCTGCCCGCCGACACGCCGGTGCTGCTCGGCGGCGACTTCAACCTGGTGGGCTGGCGCCAGCAGCTGGACACCATCACCACCGGCGACATCGTCAACAACGGCAGCTACGGTCCCGACGCGGCCCCCGACTGGGACGGCACCGACCTGGGCCACGCCCTGAGCCGCCATCCGGACGGCCGCGCCGGCTACACCTGGCGCAACGACTTCAGCAGCTTCTATCCCGGCGTGCTCGACTGGATCTTCTACACGGACAGCGTGGCCTTCCTGCAGCACGACTACATCCTCGAGACGCGCACCATGCTGCCGGCCACCCTGAGCGCCAACGGCCTGCTGCAGGACGACACGTGGGACGCCAGCGACCACGCCATGCGCGTGGCCGACTTCAGCTTCACGAACCTCGCGTCGCCGGTGCCCGACCTGGCCGTGGGTGCGCGCGGCGCGCGGCTGCTGCCCAACGCGCCGAACCCGTTCAACCCCTCGACGCGGCTCTTCTTCGAGCTCGCGGCGCCGGCCACCGTCGAGCTGCGCGTGTACGACGCGCGCGGCGCCCTGGTGCGCCGCCTCGACGCGGGCGCGCTCGCGGCGGGCGTGCACGACGTGACGTGGGACGGCGCCGACGACGCGGGCCGGCCCGTGGCGTCGGGCGTGTACCACGTGCAGCTGCGCGGGGCCCTGCCCGGCGGGCTGGTGCGCGACGTGCGCTCGATCGTGCTCGTCGAGTAG